The Saprospiraceae bacterium genome includes a window with the following:
- a CDS encoding glycosyl hydrolase, which produces MSRRFIPFVAIALMVTFTAPLNSQKSKTQEKTEKSDKSEKIEKKDNPYNTSLFANLRFRSIGPAVTSGRVSDFAVNPKNHSEYYVATSSGGVWKTTNRGITYHPIFDGEGSYSIGCVSLDPNNSSTVWVGSGENNNQRSVSYGDGVYKSMDAGKSWKNMGLKNSEHISQIIVDPKDPNVVYVGAYGPVWSEGGERGVYKTTDGGATWTCVKSVSAYTGCNDLVMDPRDNKVLYAAFHQRMRKVFTYIGGGPESAIYKSTDAGATWAKVEGGLPGGDIGRIGLDISPVNPDMLYAVVEANDSKGGIYRTTNKGASWEKRSGTFTSGNYYQEVTCDPHDADKIFITDTYYKVSYDGGKTVSNLGEINKHIDNHEIWIDPKDPNHLLVGCDGGIYETYDHAKSYDFKSNLPVTQFYKVATDNEYPFYSVHGGTQDNLSLGGPSRTTSANGIVNADWYVTSLGDGFETQEDQSNPNIIYAQSQYGGLVRYDRKSGEYLPIKPIEGEKDEAYRWNWDAPLFISQFDNKRLYFGANKVFRTDDQGNSWKVISPDLSRQIDRNKIEVMGKIWSVDAIAKNGSTDIFGQTTSIAESKLDENVLWVGTDDGLIHHTADGGKNWTKFDNLSGLPSMSYVHQIIASLHDKNTAYVCFNHHRYGDFKPYVLKTMDGGKTWTNIASDLPVRGSVYSIAEDHVDKDLLFVGTEFGCFFSSSGGANWLKLGSGLPTIAVRDIEIQRRENDLVLATFGRGFYVLDDYSPLRHIKKDDLAKEAIIAPVKDALMYIPRFPLGLRDKGHLGSNYFNTPNPEMGAVITYYVNEETKKLKDIRKEREKAAYEKKEKVYYPTIDSLRLEDTQEDPYLLFTISDASGNVVRHIKRSAGKGLQRFTWDMRYAPANPVTQRYTPAPDQLFGAAPQGHLVMPGEYQVTLSKYHDGVLTKMAGPTSFKATLLNQSSLPAKKMGENVAFYSKVSDMVKQLSATSNLLGDIETRLKNAETAIHDMPAPLTDMLQKINAVKKDIIPVKLKMYGDDTRARREFETKPAISDRVYGVVYSIWNSTSDVPQTFKDAFSIAEKQYNELYPEIKELHSKTEKIEAELNRNKAPYTPGRWPDKK; this is translated from the coding sequence ATGTCAAGAAGATTCATTCCATTTGTCGCCATTGCTTTAATGGTAACGTTTACTGCACCATTAAATAGTCAAAAATCAAAAACTCAGGAAAAAACTGAAAAAAGTGATAAATCTGAAAAGATTGAAAAAAAGGACAATCCTTACAATACATCTTTATTTGCCAACCTCCGATTCAGGTCTATAGGCCCAGCTGTGACATCAGGACGTGTATCAGATTTTGCAGTAAATCCCAAAAATCATAGTGAATATTATGTGGCAACTTCTTCCGGAGGTGTCTGGAAAACGACCAACCGAGGTATCACTTATCACCCTATTTTTGATGGAGAGGGTTCGTATTCGATCGGGTGTGTGTCCCTTGACCCCAATAACAGCAGTACCGTTTGGGTAGGATCAGGTGAAAACAATAATCAGCGCTCAGTGAGTTATGGAGATGGGGTGTACAAATCTATGGACGCAGGTAAAAGCTGGAAAAATATGGGTTTAAAAAATTCTGAGCACATTTCCCAGATCATAGTCGATCCCAAAGATCCCAATGTTGTTTATGTCGGGGCCTATGGGCCTGTGTGGAGTGAAGGAGGCGAAAGAGGTGTGTATAAGACCACAGATGGAGGCGCTACATGGACTTGCGTCAAATCAGTAAGTGCATACACAGGATGCAACGATCTTGTCATGGATCCAAGAGACAATAAAGTGTTGTATGCTGCATTTCACCAAAGAATGAGAAAGGTGTTTACATACATAGGAGGCGGACCAGAATCAGCCATATACAAATCCACAGATGCAGGCGCCACTTGGGCCAAGGTCGAAGGTGGTCTGCCGGGAGGAGATATAGGGAGAATAGGGCTTGATATCAGTCCTGTCAATCCTGATATGCTATATGCTGTAGTAGAAGCCAATGATAGTAAAGGTGGGATATACCGTACTACCAATAAAGGAGCAAGCTGGGAAAAAAGAAGCGGCACATTTACATCAGGTAATTACTATCAGGAAGTCACTTGTGACCCGCATGATGCTGATAAAATCTTCATTACGGATACATACTATAAAGTTTCTTATGATGGTGGAAAAACGGTATCTAATCTCGGAGAAATCAACAAACACATCGATAATCATGAAATATGGATCGACCCCAAAGACCCGAATCACTTGCTGGTAGGTTGTGACGGAGGAATTTATGAAACTTATGACCACGCCAAATCCTATGACTTCAAATCCAATCTTCCTGTAACCCAATTTTATAAAGTGGCAACGGATAATGAATATCCTTTTTATTCAGTGCACGGAGGAACACAGGACAATCTGAGCCTTGGAGGACCAAGCCGCACTACATCTGCCAATGGTATCGTCAATGCCGACTGGTACGTGACATCTCTGGGTGATGGGTTTGAGACACAGGAAGATCAAAGCAATCCGAATATCATCTATGCTCAAAGTCAGTACGGTGGTTTGGTCAGATATGACAGAAAAAGTGGAGAATACTTGCCCATAAAGCCAATAGAAGGAGAAAAAGATGAAGCATACAGATGGAACTGGGATGCGCCGTTGTTCATCAGTCAGTTTGACAACAAAAGATTGTATTTTGGGGCAAATAAGGTTTTCCGGACCGATGATCAGGGCAATAGCTGGAAAGTGATCAGTCCTGATCTGAGCAGACAGATAGACAGAAACAAAATCGAAGTCATGGGCAAGATATGGTCTGTAGATGCCATCGCCAAAAACGGAAGTACGGATATCTTCGGCCAGACCACAAGTATAGCTGAATCGAAGCTGGATGAAAATGTACTTTGGGTAGGCACCGACGACGGATTGATTCATCACACTGCTGACGGTGGTAAAAACTGGACAAAGTTTGACAACTTATCAGGCTTACCATCCATGAGTTATGTGCATCAGATTATTGCATCTCTTCATGATAAAAATACAGCCTATGTATGTTTTAATCATCATCGTTACGGAGATTTTAAACCATATGTGCTTAAAACCATGGACGGTGGAAAAACCTGGACGAATATAGCTTCGGATCTGCCAGTTCGAGGAAGTGTTTACTCAATAGCAGAAGACCATGTGGACAAGGATTTGCTCTTTGTGGGTACGGAGTTTGGGTGTTTTTTCAGCTCCTCCGGTGGTGCTAATTGGTTGAAATTAGGTAGTGGTCTTCCGACTATTGCGGTAAGAGATATTGAGATTCAAAGGAGAGAAAATGATCTGGTATTGGCTACATTTGGCAGAGGCTTTTATGTGCTGGATGATTACTCACCACTCAGACATATCAAAAAAGATGACTTGGCAAAAGAAGCTATTATTGCTCCCGTAAAAGATGCACTTATGTACATACCAAGGTTTCCGTTAGGCCTTAGAGACAAAGGGCATCTGGGAAGCAATTATTTTAATACTCCAAATCCTGAAATGGGAGCTGTTATTACTTATTATGTAAATGAAGAGACCAAAAAGCTGAAAGATATCAGAAAGGAACGGGAAAAAGCAGCGTATGAGAAAAAGGAAAAAGTGTACTATCCTACTATAGATAGCCTAAGACTGGAGGACACTCAGGAAGATCCTTATTTGTTGTTTACGATATCAGATGCTTCAGGAAATGTAGTCAGGCACATCAAAAGATCAGCAGGTAAAGGCTTGCAGCGATTTACATGGGATATGCGATACGCGCCAGCAAATCCTGTCACACAAAGGTACACACCAGCGCCGGATCAGTTATTTGGCGCAGCTCCTCAAGGGCACCTCGTCATGCCTGGTGAATATCAGGTCACACTTTCAAAATATCATGATGGTGTCCTGACAAAAATGGCCGGACCGACGTCTTTTAAAGCTACCTTGCTGAATCAATCCAGCCTTCCTGCCAAAAAAATGGGAGAAAATGTTGCATTTTATTCAAAAGTCAGCGATATGGTCAAACAACTCAGTGCAACAAGCAACTTGCTAGGTGACATCGAAACAAGGTTGAAAAATGCTGAAACCGCCATTCATGATATGCCCGCTCCATTGACAGATATGTTGCAAAAAATCAATGCTGTCAAAAAGGACATCATACCTGTAAAGCTCAAAATGTATGGTGATGACACCAGAGCCAGAAGAGAATTTGAAACAAAGCCTGCGATCAGTGACAGGGTTTATGGAGTAGTTTACAGCATCTGGAATAGTACATCAGACGTGCCTCAGACATTTAAAGATGCTTTTTCTATCGCAGAAAAACAATACAATGAGTTATATCCTGAAATTAAGGAATTACACTCTAAAACAGAAAAAATAGAAGCAGAACTCAATAGAAACAAAGCACCATATACTCCGGGCAGATGGCCGGATAAAAAGTAA
- a CDS encoding VCBS repeat-containing protein, which yields MVLLFSVFIIKVSYTQPVFENKTRLYKKSLPSRSVIPGGILDLDGDLVDDIAILDRGIWLKSFISSGRHFGIKLTDSLRLAQNSEITLAAGDLNNDGTPEIITSGEYSLINVSSFINNKITKKAFQSGIYAQGSNTIDINNDGWLDYFLTNDDGPSRIYLNDKNGNLILTPVIDFMKGDTTDGSGNYGSVWTDVNGDFLPDLSISKCRAYITRADDPRRINRLYINRGNGFFEEKGAEFGLNSGEQSWVTAFGDLDNDGDQDAFVVNHYAPHILLENVGNQKFVPVTKGPAISSFGFQAIMIDLDNDGFLDIVTAGVDGAIIFHNQGNMTFKILRDVLGPNLPRSLTAGDLNDDGFPDIYAHINEPINLPGLKDDELWLNTPNQNHFIKLNLEGNKSNRSSVAAHISLFTPKGVQIRYVKGGESYGIFNSFQQIFGLGTSDKIDSVRVRWPSGITETFTQLKAGNTYFIQEGKCITPHLPVYNDEIIWKGNAVSLVAPTGYTSYLWNNGSTTSRIETNIPAKYFVKMTDSKGCTTISKPINVISGCFSPGTKLINDVREVKICKGTSVEIASVKADKYQWSNGSTDQSMLINKYQTLTLASTDYCNTTLTDTINIKMVEFDWSLKGDSIKKGSTATLKSNLPMTQWFEYPDLINPVFTGPLYKTIPLDSTTKYFAQASEVIDLKTKKVGASAFPVADLYGANTLAGGLVFNVERSCIIKSVLVNSDTKGKRRIIIAHKDGNILFSKDILIDVGTSRIQLDATLQPGIQYKMYTDEDFNMKELGYKSPRLVRTFNNTQYPYLIDNVLTINASTFGAIYYYYFYDWEVHYDHVVCQSELKEVIAYVDKSTSTSEDSDRKSTFKISPSPAFDNITIIFPEKSKIEKINIQDISGKIIKSYPLKESSIDISNFAPGIYFISAYSDNRVITQKFVKI from the coding sequence TTGGTATTGTTATTTTCAGTATTTATCATTAAGGTATCATATACTCAGCCGGTCTTCGAAAACAAAACAAGGCTCTACAAAAAATCACTTCCCAGCAGAAGCGTAATACCCGGAGGTATCCTTGACCTTGATGGCGATCTTGTGGATGATATAGCCATTTTAGATCGTGGTATCTGGTTAAAATCATTCATCAGTAGTGGCCGGCATTTTGGTATCAAGTTGACTGATTCCTTAAGATTAGCTCAAAACAGCGAAATCACCCTTGCCGCCGGTGATCTCAATAATGATGGTACACCCGAAATCATCACAAGTGGCGAATATAGCCTGATCAATGTGAGTTCTTTTATAAATAACAAAATCACAAAAAAAGCCTTCCAATCGGGCATTTATGCTCAAGGGTCCAACACCATAGATATCAATAATGATGGATGGCTTGACTATTTCCTGACCAATGATGATGGTCCAAGTCGAATCTATCTAAATGACAAAAATGGAAACCTTATTTTGACACCGGTCATTGACTTCATGAAAGGTGACACCACAGATGGATCAGGAAATTATGGTAGTGTCTGGACAGATGTTAACGGCGATTTTCTACCAGATCTGTCCATTTCCAAATGCAGGGCTTATATTACCAGAGCTGATGATCCGCGCAGGATCAACAGATTATACATCAATAGGGGTAACGGTTTCTTTGAAGAAAAAGGAGCAGAATTTGGATTAAACAGCGGCGAACAATCATGGGTTACGGCTTTTGGAGATCTGGACAATGATGGAGATCAGGATGCCTTTGTAGTCAACCACTATGCACCTCACATACTTCTGGAAAATGTGGGTAACCAGAAATTTGTTCCGGTAACCAAGGGTCCTGCTATCTCTTCCTTTGGTTTTCAGGCTATCATGATTGATCTGGACAATGACGGTTTTCTGGATATCGTCACTGCTGGTGTAGATGGTGCCATCATCTTTCACAATCAGGGCAATATGACATTTAAAATCCTGAGAGATGTTTTAGGGCCGAATCTGCCAAGGTCACTGACTGCTGGTGATCTTAATGATGACGGTTTTCCCGATATTTATGCACATATCAATGAACCAATCAATCTGCCTGGTCTCAAAGATGACGAGCTTTGGTTGAACACACCAAACCAAAACCATTTTATAAAATTAAATCTGGAAGGTAACAAATCCAACAGATCATCTGTTGCCGCTCATATCTCTCTTTTTACACCTAAAGGAGTACAAATCAGATATGTCAAAGGTGGCGAAAGTTATGGCATATTTAACTCCTTCCAGCAAATTTTTGGTTTAGGTACTTCGGATAAGATAGATAGTGTGCGGGTCCGATGGCCATCCGGGATCACGGAGACTTTCACTCAACTAAAAGCTGGCAATACTTACTTCATTCAGGAGGGGAAATGCATCACTCCACATCTTCCTGTCTATAATGATGAGATAATATGGAAAGGAAACGCTGTTTCTTTGGTCGCGCCGACAGGCTATACTTCCTACTTATGGAATAACGGGAGCACCACTTCCAGAATTGAAACCAACATTCCTGCAAAGTATTTTGTCAAAATGACAGATTCTAAAGGATGTACCACCATTTCTAAGCCTATAAATGTAATATCAGGATGCTTCTCACCAGGTACCAAACTGATCAATGATGTACGTGAAGTAAAAATTTGTAAAGGAACATCAGTAGAAATCGCATCTGTAAAAGCTGACAAATACCAATGGAGCAATGGAAGTACTGATCAAAGTATGCTGATCAATAAATACCAGACATTGACACTTGCATCCACGGATTATTGCAATACAACTTTAACTGATACCATCAACATAAAAATGGTTGAATTTGATTGGTCTCTCAAAGGCGACTCTATCAAAAAGGGAAGTACAGCAACTTTAAAATCCAATTTGCCGATGACCCAATGGTTTGAATATCCTGATTTAATAAATCCTGTATTTACCGGTCCCTTATATAAGACTATACCTCTGGATTCTACCACCAAATATTTTGCTCAGGCTAGTGAAGTCATCGATCTCAAAACCAAAAAAGTGGGAGCTTCCGCCTTTCCTGTTGCAGATTTGTATGGCGCCAATACTCTTGCTGGTGGCTTAGTCTTTAACGTCGAAAGGTCTTGCATTATCAAATCAGTACTTGTCAATTCTGATACCAAAGGAAAACGAAGAATCATTATTGCGCATAAAGATGGAAATATACTGTTTTCAAAAGATATACTGATTGATGTCGGTACTTCCAGAATTCAGCTTGATGCAACTTTACAACCAGGCATCCAATATAAAATGTACACCGATGAAGACTTCAACATGAAGGAGCTAGGATACAAATCTCCCAGATTGGTACGAACATTTAACAATACCCAATACCCATATCTTATTGATAATGTACTCACAATTAATGCTTCCACTTTTGGTGCTATTTATTACTACTATTTCTATGACTGGGAAGTGCATTATGATCATGTGGTATGTCAAAGTGAATTAAAAGAAGTCATCGCTTATGTCGATAAATCTACTTCCACAAGTGAAGATTCAGATAGAAAATCCACATTTAAAATATCGCCTTCTCCTGCGTTTGATAATATCACCATCATTTTTCCTGAAAAAAGCAAAATAGAGAAAATCAATATTCAGGATATAAGCGGAAAAATCATCAAATCTTATCCGTTAAAAGAGTCTTCCATAGATATTAGTAATTTTGCACCTGGCATTTACTTCATCAGTGCATATTCGGATAACAGGGTGATTACTCAAAAATTTGTAAAAATATAA
- a CDS encoding nucleoside deaminase — MLTVYTDEYYMLQAIKEAEKARDTGEVPVGAVIVSHNQIIARAHNQTQLLNDVTAHAEILAITTASAYLGSKYLKDCTLFVTLEPCIMCSGALFWSQIDRIVYGASDEKRGFMRYGKELLHPTTKLEYGIRHEECEALMTTFFKSKRR, encoded by the coding sequence ATGTTGACTGTTTACACAGATGAATACTATATGCTTCAGGCCATTAAAGAGGCTGAGAAAGCTCGTGATACAGGCGAGGTGCCGGTAGGAGCAGTAATAGTTTCTCACAATCAAATCATAGCCAGAGCACACAATCAAACTCAACTGCTGAATGATGTCACTGCTCACGCAGAAATTTTGGCAATCACTACGGCATCAGCTTATTTAGGCAGTAAATATCTGAAAGACTGTACATTATTTGTGACACTTGAGCCTTGTATCATGTGTTCAGGAGCCTTGTTTTGGTCTCAGATCGATAGAATTGTGTATGGTGCAAGCGATGAAAAGAGAGGGTTTATGCGCTACGGAAAAGAATTATTACATCCGACTACAAAACTGGAATATGGTATCAGGCATGAAGAGTGTGAAGCCCTCATGACAACTTTTTTTAAATCAAAAAGGCGATGA
- a CDS encoding RNA polymerase sigma factor, with amino-acid sequence MFNICVRMINDVNEAEDILQNAFVDIFTKLKMFRYESTPGAWIKRIVVNHCINHIRSKKQLLLLSEQLPDITDDSNEESVEYDVSLIKNAIGQLPDGYRSVFCLYAMEGYDHSEIAEILDINESTSKSQYSRARGKIYEILKSNGSIEKIFQ; translated from the coding sequence ATGTTCAACATCTGTGTGCGTATGATCAATGATGTTAATGAGGCTGAGGATATTTTACAAAACGCATTTGTGGATATTTTTACAAAATTAAAGATGTTCAGATATGAATCTACACCAGGTGCCTGGATAAAGAGAATCGTCGTCAATCACTGTATCAATCATATCCGATCTAAAAAACAACTTCTTCTGTTGTCAGAACAGCTACCTGACATTACCGATGACTCCAACGAAGAAAGTGTCGAATACGATGTTTCTCTCATAAAAAATGCCATCGGTCAGCTACCTGACGGATACAGGTCCGTGTTTTGTCTGTATGCAATGGAAGGATATGACCATAGTGAGATTGCAGAAATTCTGGACATTAATGAATCTACCTCAAAATCTCAATACAGCAGAGCAAGGGGTAAAATATATGAAATATTAAAATCAAATGGAAGTATTGAAAAAATTTTCCAGTAA
- a CDS encoding PD-(D/E)XK nuclease family transposase: MINEIFDSESDSFYHHYKLVHTEDKSKTIDGLQLVFVEIPKFKQKNISEKKLTVLWMRYMSEIENGQEMIDEVLLKELQSVPEIADALELTKESGYTKAELEAYDKYWDSIRTEKTLIADAEAKGELKGKIEGKIEVILNGFENNLSTPVLATITKISEQDVIRILQDNKKM, from the coding sequence TTGATCAATGAAATATTTGATTCAGAATCTGATAGCTTTTACCACCACTATAAGTTAGTCCATACAGAAGATAAAAGTAAAACTATCGATGGCTTACAGTTGGTATTTGTAGAAATTCCGAAGTTTAAACAAAAAAATATCTCAGAAAAGAAACTTACCGTTTTATGGATGCGTTATATGTCAGAAATAGAAAACGGTCAGGAAATGATAGATGAAGTATTGCTTAAAGAATTGCAATCCGTGCCAGAGATAGCCGATGCACTTGAACTAACCAAAGAAAGCGGTTATACCAAAGCTGAATTGGAAGCTTACGATAAGTATTGGGATAGTATCCGAACAGAGAAGACCCTCATCGCTGATGCGGAAGCAAAAGGTGAATTGAAAGGAAAAATCGAAGGAAAAATCGAAGTAATCCTTAATGGTTTTGAAAATAATTTATCAACACCTGTGTTAGCGACTATTACCAAAATAAGTGAGCAAGATGTAATAAGAATCCTTCAGGACAATAAAAAAATGTAA
- a CDS encoding PD-(D/E)XK nuclease family transposase, whose translation MRYLDPKNDLVFKKVFGNHAYILTSFLNALLPLSDDQRVVSIEYLPAELVPDIPIIKNSIVDVRCVDNFGRHFIVEMQMLWTDSFKSRVLFKILTLSC comes from the coding sequence ATGAGGTATTTAGACCCAAAAAATGATTTGGTATTTAAGAAAGTATTTGGTAACCATGCCTATATACTGACCAGTTTTCTCAATGCTCTTTTGCCATTGAGTGATGATCAGCGTGTCGTATCTATCGAGTATCTACCTGCGGAATTGGTACCGGATATTCCCATTATCAAAAACTCCATAGTCGATGTTCGGTGTGTGGATAATTTTGGGAGACATTTTATTGTCGAGATGCAAATGTTATGGACAGACAGTTTCAAAAGTAGAGTATTATTTAAGATATTAACGCTAAGTTGCTGA
- the guaB gene encoding IMP dehydrogenase, with protein MEYLNTIHQIEEALTFDDVLLIPSYSEVLPREVDISTQFTTDLRIKAPIVSAAMDTVTEYKLAIAMAREGGLGIIHKNMTIEAQANQVRSVKRSESGMILDPVTLTQDAKVKDAHHLMFINKIGGIPVIDNQNKLIGILTNRDLRFETEADRSVTEIMTKDRLITAPKGTTLGQAKEILQKYKIEKLPVVDENNTLIGLITYKDIMKLENFPNSAKDTHGRLYVGAAVGVSKDLFERVDALVHVGVDVICIDTAHGHSKGVLDAIASVRKKHKNLQIVGGNVATAEGAKALVDAGVNGVKVGVGPGSICTTRIVAGVGVPQLFAIMNAAKGLVGTGIPIIGDGGIRYTGDIAKALAAGASTIMAGSLFAGTEEAPGETILFEGRKFKVYRGMGSIGAMELGSKDRYFQDVEDDVKKLVPEGIEGRVPFKGSVSEVMVQYLGGLRAGMGYCGAPNIASMQKAKMVRISGSGILESHPHNITITKESPNYSKKG; from the coding sequence ATGGAATACTTAAATACAATTCACCAGATTGAAGAAGCACTGACATTTGATGATGTGCTGCTCATACCCTCCTACTCAGAAGTTCTTCCCAGAGAAGTAGACATCTCTACCCAATTTACCACAGATCTCAGGATCAAAGCACCCATAGTCTCGGCAGCGATGGATACAGTGACAGAGTATAAACTGGCTATTGCTATGGCAAGAGAGGGCGGACTTGGCATCATTCATAAAAATATGACTATAGAAGCTCAGGCCAACCAAGTTAGGTCTGTCAAAAGATCTGAAAGCGGTATGATCCTCGATCCTGTAACGCTCACACAAGATGCCAAAGTAAAGGACGCTCATCACCTCATGTTTATCAATAAAATCGGTGGAATCCCAGTAATCGATAATCAAAATAAACTCATAGGGATACTGACTAACAGAGACCTTAGATTTGAAACAGAAGCCGATCGTAGTGTCACAGAAATCATGACCAAGGATCGTTTGATCACCGCACCAAAAGGAACTACACTCGGACAAGCAAAGGAAATACTTCAAAAATATAAAATAGAAAAACTACCGGTCGTTGATGAAAACAATACTCTCATAGGCCTGATCACTTACAAAGACATCATGAAACTTGAAAATTTTCCAAATTCTGCCAAAGACACACACGGAAGATTGTATGTAGGTGCTGCTGTAGGTGTTTCAAAAGATCTTTTCGAACGTGTAGATGCTTTAGTACATGTAGGGGTGGATGTGATCTGTATTGATACAGCTCACGGACATTCAAAGGGAGTATTGGATGCTATAGCATCAGTAAGAAAAAAACATAAAAATCTACAAATTGTAGGTGGTAATGTAGCTACTGCAGAAGGTGCAAAAGCTTTGGTTGATGCCGGCGTCAATGGTGTGAAGGTAGGTGTTGGTCCTGGTAGTATATGTACGACAAGGATTGTTGCAGGTGTTGGAGTTCCCCAGCTGTTTGCTATAATGAATGCAGCAAAAGGGCTGGTAGGTACAGGCATACCTATCATCGGTGATGGAGGTATAAGATATACTGGAGATATTGCTAAAGCACTGGCTGCTGGGGCCAGCACCATCATGGCAGGATCCCTTTTTGCAGGAACTGAAGAAGCACCCGGAGAAACCATTTTGTTTGAAGGAAGAAAATTTAAAGTATATCGTGGTATGGGATCCATAGGTGCCATGGAGCTCGGTAGTAAAGACAGGTACTTTCAGGATGTAGAAGATGATGTAAAAAAATTGGTGCCTGAAGGCATAGAAGGCAGAGTTCCCTTCAAAGGATCTGTTTCAGAAGTTATGGTCCAATACCTCGGAGGGCTACGTGCAGGCATGGGTTATTGTGGAGCACCCAATATCGCTTCAATGCAGAAAGCTAAGATGGTCAGAATTTCCGGTTCAGGTATTTTGGAAAGTCATCCGCATAACATTACAATCACCAAAGAATCACCGAATTATAGCAAAAAAGGCTAA
- the purD gene encoding phosphoribosylamine--glycine ligase: protein MKILIVGSGGREHALAWKMAQSPLCKQLYIAPGNPGTGTCGENVSIEVSDIGGLRQFCIEKRIGMLVIGPEAPLVDGLTDAIRTGETKDILIIGPSAAGAMLEGSKAFAKRFMQQYGIPTAAYYEVNRSSLYEGFSFLESLLPPYVLKADGLAGGKGVLICDDLTLAKNQLAELLNGKFGKASEKVVIEEFLSGIEFSVFALTDGKDYILLPEAKDYKRVGEGDTGLNTGGMGAVSPVPFVDDAMWKKVKSRIIEPTIKGIASEKMDYTGFVFFGLISVNGQPMVIEYNCRMGDPETEVVIPRIKSDLVEIFINAASGKLAETKIAIIKESAATVMMVSGGYPGEFEKGKLISGINDIDKSIVFHAGTSIKSGDLVTNGGRVLAVTTIDPDFRKAVKISLQSADHITYEDKYYRKDIGFDL, encoded by the coding sequence ATGAAAATTCTTATAGTAGGAAGTGGAGGAAGAGAACATGCTTTGGCATGGAAAATGGCACAAAGTCCATTGTGTAAACAATTGTATATAGCACCAGGAAATCCGGGTACAGGTACATGTGGGGAAAATGTGTCAATAGAGGTATCTGATATTGGAGGTCTCAGGCAATTCTGTATCGAAAAACGTATAGGGATGCTGGTGATAGGACCCGAAGCGCCACTGGTAGACGGGCTAACTGATGCTATAAGAACAGGTGAAACTAAAGATATACTCATCATTGGACCATCCGCTGCAGGTGCAATGCTCGAAGGCAGCAAAGCATTTGCTAAAAGGTTTATGCAGCAATACGGGATCCCTACTGCTGCCTATTATGAAGTAAATAGATCTTCCTTATATGAAGGGTTTTCCTTTTTGGAAAGTCTTCTTCCACCATATGTGTTGAAGGCTGATGGGCTAGCTGGCGGAAAAGGAGTCTTGATCTGTGATGATCTTACCTTGGCTAAAAATCAGCTTGCAGAATTGCTCAATGGTAAATTTGGAAAAGCATCAGAAAAAGTAGTCATCGAAGAGTTTTTGAGTGGTATTGAATTTTCTGTATTTGCTCTGACTGATGGTAAAGACTACATTCTCCTGCCGGAAGCCAAAGACTATAAGAGAGTGGGAGAGGGTGATACCGGCCTGAATACCGGCGGGATGGGTGCGGTCTCGCCTGTACCTTTTGTAGATGATGCCATGTGGAAAAAAGTTAAATCGCGGATCATAGAACCTACGATCAAAGGAATTGCGTCAGAAAAGATGGACTATACAGGCTTTGTATTTTTTGGTTTGATCAGTGTCAACGGTCAGCCAATGGTCATTGAGTACAATTGCAGAATGGGTGACCCGGAGACGGAGGTAGTCATACCAAGAATCAAAAGCGATCTGGTTGAAATTTTCATCAATGCAGCAAGCGGAAAATTGGCCGAAACAAAGATTGCTATCATAAAAGAATCCGCTGCTACGGTCATGATGGTATCTGGTGGCTATCCAGGTGAATTTGAAAAAGGTAAACTTATCTCTGGTATAAATGATATTGACAAGAGCATAGTTTTTCATGCAGGAACATCCATAAAATCCGGAGATTTAGTGACAAATGGCGGTAGAGTGCTGGCAGTCACTACCATTGATCCGGACTTCCGAAAAGCAGTCAAAATATCATTGCAAAGTGCTGATCATATCACATATGAGGATAAATACTATAGGAAAGATATCGGATTTGATTTATAA